A stretch of DNA from Spiroplasma endosymbiont of Nebria brevicollis:
TATAAAAATTTTAAAGAATATAAAATCACTAATATTTTAACAGATTTTATTAATGAAATCCATGATTGAGATAAAAAATTTTTTAAAACAAGAGATAAAAGTAGATATTTAGTTGCTGGTAAAAGTAATAGAACTATTAATACTGATATTGGATTAGCAACATTTAATCGCAGAATATATTGAGATAAAATAGAAAAAAGATATCGATATTTTACAGATGAAGAATTTAATATTACTAAAAGAGCAAAAATGATTAATGATTTAAAACAAGAAATTCTTAATAATTTAACAGAAAATTTAATAACTAAAAAAACTTATAATCATATTCAACAAGAATTTAAACATACTAAATTTTCTAAAACTACTATTTCAAAAATTTTTAAAAATGCAAATATACAAAAAATAATACCAGAACAAAAACATAAAGTATTAGATAATCAAAAATTAAATATTTATGTTGATGATGCTTTTATTACTTGTTGAGATGAAAATAATACTAAACAAAAATATTGTTGTCGCCTTTTTAGTTTTAATTTAGGAAAAAAACAAATAAGTAAAAATAGAAATCAATTATTAAATAAAACTACTGCTTTTTTATTATATAAAACTGGTGAAACTATAACACAAGATAAAGTATATAATTTTGTTTTTGAAACTATTAATAATAATTATGATATTAAAATAAATGATTTTAAAGATTTATATTGACAAAATCCTAATTTAGTAATTGCCGGTGATGGTGCTTTATGAATTAGAGCGTTAGCAAAATGATTAGGTGGTTATTATATATTAGATAAATTTCATGCTTTTAGTTATTTATGAAAATCATTTATTGGTAAAAGGGGAAAGAAAAAAGATAGTACTGATTGAAATAAATATATAGATACATCAATTAATTTTGCTAATGGTAATTATAATCAATTAATTAATATTTTAAAAAATAATGTTAATAAACAAACATTTAATTATTTTAAAAATAATGAGATAGGTATTATTAATCAAAATCAAGATTGAAATATTGGTTGTAGTGCTGAAAGTACTGTTTTTCATTTAGTAAAGTCATTAAAAGGAAATGGTGCAAAAGCATATAATTCTAAAACATTTATTAATATGTTAAATGCAAGAGTAGCATATCTTAATAAACAAAATATTAGTTTTTAGTTAATATAAAATTAAATAAATATTTACCTAAATAGTTAGGAATTTTTAGATTAAAATAGTAAAATTAAAGTGATATTATTGTTTACAAGAATGATAATATATGGTATAATTACACTAACAATTAAAGATATATTTCTCTCGTTGAAAGTATCTATACGTATATTTTATTCGCCCAGTTATTATGGCACCACATAATCTTTTCAATCATTTTCGTTAGTTTTAGTTGTGGAGTTTTTCATCTCATTTAACAATTGCAAAATTGTATCTATTTTTTGATTAGTGCTATCAAAGTTAATAAGATTTTTTAAATTCAATTTTCCATAAGTTGCTAAACTTAAAGCATCATTAGATTTGTTCAATTGTTTTTCATTTACAAATCTGGCACTGATTGACTGTTCTGCAATTGAACCATCACCAGTACCTTTGTATGTTGCATGTAAATCAAAATTCAATTTTGTTAAATCAATGCCATAAAAATATCATAATTTCGTACTTGATTTATTTGCATAATGCTTACCTAAATAGTGAATTTTTACTTTTTTATTGCTAACATCAATTCCAGTTTCTTCAAACATTTCATTAATAACACAGTTTGATAGTGGGTTTTATTTTCAACCCCGTGCATAAAATCAACTTTAATAACTTTATTAATCTCTTTCATAAAATCTTCCTTTCAAAAAAGTGGTTTTAAAAATAAAAATTGTAACAACATAGGTTACAACTGGTTTATTTTCAAACTTTCTAAATTTAAAAGAAAGATAAAAATATCTTATAAGATAAGGGTAGGTCATAATTTTGCGGTCGTACCTATTAGTTATTCAATTTTCATAATTTAAATCTACCATAATTAATTAAAATTACAAGCAGAAATATAAAAATCATTACTGATGCCGACCGCAAAGTATCCATCAGTATTTCTTTAATTTCTAAATACTTTTTGCATACTTCTTTTATTATATTAATTTCAACTTTTAAATCATTTTTTATCATGTTTAACTTCCTCAATTTCCAAGTTTTCTTTGATTTAATCAATAAGTCGCTTCTTTTTCTAACCATTCAGTATCACATTGATGAATGGTTACACTCACGTAGTTCATTTAAAAATTCTTGATTAGTCATATGCCAACACCTACTTTCTTTTTTTGCTTTTCTTATACTTTAATAATATCAATAATATCACTTGTGATATTATTGATATTATAGTTTTTTAATATTTGATATCACAAGTGATAGCATTATCAATTTAATTAATAAAACGCGAAGTTTTCACTACCAATGTTTTTTATGTTTTCAAGTTACAGATGATTTATCAACAGATAAGAAAAAAATTTTGAATACAATTTTTGGTAATGTGGGTAATATTATCGCCCATAAAATAAGTGATGTGGAAAACCCTGAATACATAGTAAAAGTATTTGGAACTAGAACAGTTGAAAAAATTACTAAGCAATATGATAAGAAAAATAGGGTATGTCCAGTAAACTGTGTAACTAACAAAATAACTATACCTAATTAGTTCTAGAGAATATATAATAACTATACCTAGAAAGAGTGAGTTACACATTTTACTGGACATACCCGTTTACTCTATAAAAGTGAATTAAGTTTTAGCACTTTAAAATGATCTTGTGATTTGAACTAATTTTAATCTATTTCTTGAAACACGACTATGTATATCTTGATTATTGTAATTTGAGTTGGAATTATATTGATATTTATTATATGTTATTTTTTCTCCTTTATTTTTAAGATAAAATGGTTAAACAGGTGTTAAGAAATCAAATGTACTATTAAATTAAAATTGGATATTTCTTAAGAAATATCCAATAAAAAAGTTCAATAACAATTTAAATTTAATAAAAACATTATTGTTAATATTTATTTTGCTACTAATGTTATTGTTGCTTTA
This window harbors:
- a CDS encoding Mbov_0401 family ICE element transposase-like protein, whose product is MFNYKNFKEYKITNILTDFINEIHDWDKKFFKTRDKSRYLVAGKSNRTINTDIGLATFNRRIYWDKIEKRYRYFTDEEFNITKRAKMINDLKQEILNNLTENLITKKTYNHIQQEFKHTKFSKTTISKIFKNANIQKIIPEQKHKVLDNQKLNIYVDDAFITCWDENNTKQKYCCRLFSFNLGKKQISKNRNQLLNKTTAFLLYKTGETITQDKVYNFVFETINNNYDIKINDFKDLYWQNPNLVIAGDGALWIRALAKWLGGYYILDKFHAFSYLWKSFIGKRGKKKDSTDWNKYIDTSINFANGNYNQLINILKNNVNKQTFNYFKNNEIGIINQNQDWNIGCSAESTVFHLVKSLKGNGAKAYNSKTFINMLNARVAYLNKQNISF
- a CDS encoding TraM recognition domain-containing protein, yielding MWYYWYYSFLIFDITSDSIINLINKTRSFHYQCFLCFQVTDDLSTDKKKILNTIFGNVGNIIAHKISDVENPEYIVKVFGTRTVEKITKQYDKKNRVCPVNCVTNKITIPN